CGAATGGAATTGTGCGAGCGACGTCGGGGAACGTCGAGATGACCACCGTTGCACCGGATTCTGCGAGACGCCGATAGATGAAGTCGAGGTCGGCGCGGACGACGGCGGGGTCGGCGCGCCCGATCACGTCGTTCATGCCCAACGGCGCCGCCACGAGGTCGGGCGACAACGCCAGGCACGGCTCGAGTTGTTCGTCGCGAGTGTTTCGCGTGTTCTTCCCGCGGATGGCGAGGTTGGCGTATCGGAGGTCCGGATTGTCGACTGCGAGGCGTTCGGCGAGTCGGTCCGCCCAGCCTCGGTAGCCGGCGGAATCGTCCCCGTCGCACATCCCTTCGGTCTGGGAGTCGCCGATGGCGACGAATCGCGAGTAACCCATGAGCCGATAGTAGCCAGGAGTTCACCGTGGATGAGCGAACCCGGTACTTTACAAATAGACTCAGATGTCTAGACAACTGACGCGGAAGAGTCTAGTGTCAAGTTCACCAACTCGCCTCACCAGGAGGAAGACATGGCGAATCCGACAATCGACGACAGCCCCGTCGACGACGTTCAATGGCGCGACAAGAAGCGTCACCTCTGGCTCCTCGGCCTGATTCCACCGACCGCAGTGTTCATCGCGACCGGACTCATCGCGCTGATGAACTGGGGCGGCGACAAGCTCGATTGGGCGTGGCTCGGTACCGTGTCCCCGGTCTGGTGGTGGATCGGTCCGATCCTGCTCTACGTCCTGCTCCCGATCCTCGACGTCTTCTTCGGTCCCGACGGTCAGAATCCGCCTGACGAGCTCATGGAGCAGTTGGAGAACGACAAGTACTACCGGTACTGCACCTACGCGTACATCCCGTTCCAGTTCGCCAGCCTGATCTTCGCGGCCTACCTCTGGACCGCGGGTCCGAACGGCCGCTTCGGCGACCTGAGCTGGCTCGGCGTCGAAGGCGGATCCCTCGGCATCGTCTCCAAGATCGGTCTCGCACTGTCGATCGGCGTCATGGGCGGCATCGGCATCAATACGGCTCACGAGCTCGGTCACAAGAAGGTGTCGCTTGAGCGCTGGCTGTCGAAGGTCACGCTTGCGCAGACGTTCTACGGTCACTTCTTCATCGAGCACAATCGCGGTCATCACGTCCGCGTCGCCACCCCCGAGGATCCAGCGAGCTCGCGCTTCGGTGAGACGTTCTGGACGTTCCTGCCACGCAGTGTCTACGGCAGCCTGAAGTCGGCATGGGAACTCGAAGCCAACCGTCTCAAGAAGATCGACAAGCCGGTGTTCCATCGGAGCAATGACGTTCTCAACGCGTGGGTGATGTCGATCGTTCTGTGGGGCGTGCTCGCGGCCGTCTTCGGCTGGCAGATTCTGCCCTTCATGGTCCTGCAGGCCGTCTATGGATTCTCGCTGCTGGAGACCGTCAACTACCTCGAGCATTACGGCCTCGTTCGGCAGAAGAACGCCCGCGGTCGCTACGAGCGCTGCACCCCGTCGCACAGCTGGAACAGTGACCACATCTGCACCAACATCTTCCTGTACCACCTGCAGCGTCACAGTGATCACCACGCGAACCCGACGCGTCGCTACCAGACACTCCGCAGTTTCGAGGAGGCTCCGAACCTGCCCAGCGGCTACGCCAGCATGATCGGCATCGCCTACTTCCCGCCGATCTGGCGCAAGATCATGGACAAGCGCGTCATCGAGCACTATGACGGCGACCTCACCCGCGCCAATCTGCAGCCGGGTAAGGAGGCCAAGCTTCTCGCCAAGTACGGACAGGCCGCTCGCGCCCAGGCCCCGGCCGCCGCGCAGGACACCGCGGTCGCCGTGCTCGATCGCCCGGCCGCCACCGCGTACCGCTGCCCCAACTGCGAGTACGTCTACCGCGAGGCCGAGGGGGCCCCGCGTGAGGGCTACGCGCCCGGCACCCCGTGGGCCGGCGTGCCCGACGACTGGAACTGCCCGGACTGTGGCGTCCGAGACAAGGTCGACTTCCTTCCGATTGGAGCCTGACATGAACTTCAAACTCTTCCGTTGCATGCAGTGCGGGTTCGAGTACGACGAGGCCGAAGGCTGGCCCGAAGACGGCATTGAACCCGGCACCCGATGGGACGACATCCCGGACGACTGGAGCTGCCCGGACTGCGGCGCCGCCAAGGCCGATTTCGAAATGGTCGAGGTTGCACGGCCATGACCACCAGTTCCGATCGTTCCGCTTCCAACGCCGGCGTTGTCGTCGTCGGGGGCGGGACGGCAGGTGCCACAGCCGCGGTCGCGCTTCGAGCGGGCGGGTACGACGGTCCGGTGACGCTGATCGGAGCAGAGCCCGAAGCGCCGTACCGCCGTACCGCGTTGACAAAGGACCTGCTCGCCGCCGATCTGTCCGTCGAGAAGATCGCGCTGCAGAAGCCGCAGTCGTGGGCCGAACGGAACATCGACCTCCGCACCGGAGTGACCGTCACCGCGATCAATCCGTCGGAGCACACGGTGATCTCCTCGAACGGCGACGAGATCGGCTATCGCGCACTGGTCCTTGCCACCGGCGGCGCGGCAGCCCGGCCACCATGGCTCGGTGCGGACGTTCTGACGATCAGGGCCCTCGACGAGGCGCTCGCCGCCCGGCAGGCGATCGAAGAGGCCGCCAGGGTGACCATCGTCGGAGGCGGCTTGATCGGACTCGAACTGGCTGCGTCGGCAGCTGCCCGCGGATTCGACGTCGACGTGATCGAAGCGGCCGATCGGATCCTCGGCCGCGCGGTCCCCGCGGTGGTGTCGGAATGGTTCGCCGAACTACACCGACGCAACGGCGTTCGGCTGCACCTCGACTCGGCGGTCGTCTCGGCATCGGCTGACGGCGTGGTCCTCGCCGACGGCGCTGCGATCGACGGTCCCGTCGTCGCGGCGGTCGGAATGAGCCCGGACATCGGGTTGGCCGAGGCGGCGGGCCTTGAGTGCTCCCGCGCCGGGGTCGTCGTCGACTCGGGGTTCGCCACGAGCGCACCTGACATCTACGCGGCAGGCGACGCCGCGGCTCCTCCTGATCTGCTGACCGGAGATCCGTCGGTCGGCGGTCACTGGTTCGGCGCGACAGATCAGGGCAAGGCCGTCGCCGGATCGGTACTCGCGGCACTCGGCGGAGCGGTCCCTCCGGCGTTCCGAGACGTGCCGCGCGCCTGGACGATTCAGTACGGGATCAACGTCCAGACGGTGGGCTGGCCGGCCGACGGCGATGTCGAAATCGAAGGATCGCTGGCCGACGACGACGCCACCGTCCGGGTCACGCGAGGCGGGCGGTTGATAGGTGCGGTCACCGTCGGACGTGCCGCTGCGGCGCGGGCGTGCCGCTCGGAGATCGATGCATCGCTAGGCTCGACAGTGTGAGCGCACCCACGAGTGATCGGCCGACGTACGCGGCAGCGAGCAAGATGCTGCTGCGGACGTCGCTGCTCGACGGACTGCGCGAGTTGCTGACCATCAAGGACTGGTCGCAGGTCACCATGAGCGACGTCGCCAAGCACGCGGGTGTCAGCAGGCAGACTGTGTACAACGAATTCTCATCACGTAACGGTCTGGCGCAGGCCTACGCGCTTCGCCTGGTGGAGGAGTTCACCAGCGAGATCGGGGCGGCCGTGGAGGCCATGCCCAATGATGTCGAAGGCGCCCTGGCGGCAGGTTTTGCCGGGTTCTTCGCGAGCGCGGGCCAGGACCCGATGATTCAGTCACTGCTCAGCGGCGAAGCCAAGCCCGACCTGCTCAAGCTCATCACGACCGACTCCGCGCCGCTCATCGAGTCGGCGTCGCGGCGCCTCGACACCACTCTCCGCGAATCGTGGATCGCCCTGCCCGAGCACATGTCGGGACCCATCGCGCGAATGATCACACGTCTCGCGATCAGCTACGTGGCGATGCCTCCGGAAGCCGACTTCGACGTCGCGGGCGACCTGTCTGCCGTCATGTCGCCCGCGATCGTCGCGGCTCGGGATACCGCTTAGCGAGCGAGGAACGCGGCGACAGAGCTCTCGAACGCGTCCTTCGCCTCGATCATCACCCAGTGCCCGCACTTCGGGAACACGTGGAGCTCGGCGTCGGGAATCAGCCGCATCGGGACCATCGACATGTCCGGGGGGCTCACTCGGTCGTCGCGTCCCCATGCGAGGAGGGTCGGACACTTCACGAGGTGCATCGATGCCCAATACGGAGGGGTCGTCGAGTTGGCCATGTACTGCTGCATCATCTCGAACGACTTCGAGCCGTACATCATCGCGGCCGTCTTAGCGGCGTCCGGATTGATGGCCGCCTCCCATCGCTCCTCGATGAGCTCCTCGGTGACCAGTGACCGATCGAAGACCATCGAGTTGAGCCAGCGGACCAGCTTGTCGCGGTCGGGAGTGTCGGTGAACTCCTGGAGCAGGCGAAGCCCCTCGGACGGGCTGGGGCTGAACACGTTGGGTCCGACGCCTCCGATCGTCACGAGCTTCGCGATCCGGTCGGGATGTTTGATCGCGAGGTTGATCCCGACCACACCGCCCATGGAGTTTCCGATCACAGCGGCCTTGTCGATGCCGAGGGCGTCCATGAAGCGGATCACCGACGCACCCGCGGTCAGGACCGGGTGTCCCTCGACGGCGTCGGATACCCCGAAGCCGGGGAACTCTACGATGTAGCAGTGGTGCGTCTGGGCGAAGAACTCCAGGTTGCCGCGGTAATTGCGCCACCCTGTGACGCCAGGTCCGCTGCCGTGGAGGAGCAGCAGCACCTCGCTGTTGTCGGTGCCCGCCTCGTGGTAGCGGATGACGCCCTGATCGGTGGTGAGCTCGCGTTTGGTCGACTCGTATGTCACGTCCATGACACCAGAATAGAACGTGTTCTAGTTGATTGCGCCAGTACCATGAATAGATGACGATCGATTCATCGGTCCCGCTCGTCGCTGCGGGACTCATCGGAGGCTATGCCACAGCCCGATACACGGGGCGACGTGAGCTCGGCGGGATTGTCCTCGCGACAGCCGGAGTCGCCGCAGGCATGTCGTGGCGCACTCGCGGCGCAGCCGTCACCGGCGGCCTCACCGCCGCCTACCTCGGCGCGTTCGGAGTTTCGCACCCGCTCGCCAAGAAGCTCGGCGCGTGGCCGTCAGTACTTGCCGTCACGGCAGCGGGGGCCGCCACCACCGCAGGCGTGCTCGCCGCAGTAGACGGGAAGCAGTGATGCGTCGCCCGGCCCGTGTGCTCGCCGTTGCCGGACTGGCGTCGGTGGCGGTGTTCGCCGCCGCGTGCAGCAGCGGAGGCTCGTCGCCTGATCCGGCGCCGGCCGCGAAGATCACCCTCGCCGACGCGACGACGAAGCCGATCAACCCGACCACGCCGATCAGCGTCCGCGCCAGCCGAGGCGATCTCACGACGGTCACCGTCACCAACCGCAAAGGCAAGCCGGTCAAGGGCACATCCTCCGAGGGTGGCGAGGAGTGGCACACCACCGAGGATCTCGGCTACGGAACTACGTACACGGTCAAGGCCGATGCCGTGAATCCCGACGGCAAACACACGCGGCAGACGTTCACCGTCGAGACGATCGATCCCGACGACACGGCGTACGCGAACGTGGTCCCGGCGCCGGAAGTGGTGTCCGACGACGGTATCGGCGTCGGGCAGCCGATGGTCTTCCAGTTCACCAAGCCGATCAAGAACCGCGCCGAAGTGGAGAAGCATCTTGTCGTCACCACCACACCGAGCCAGCCCGGCGCTTGGTACTGGACCGATGATCAGAGCGTCCACTACCGCGCGAAGGACTACTGGAAGCCCGGAACCAAGATCCACATCGAGGCGAACGTGTACGGAGTGGATCTCGGCGACGGCGTCTACGGGGCCGAAGACAACGCGGTGGACTACAAGGTCCACGACTCGTGGGTGGCCAAAGCCGACGGCAGCACCGAGCAGCTCACCGTGTTCCACAACGGCGAACTCGTCCGCACCATGCCGATGAGCCTCGGCGATCCGACCACTCCGTCGCACCGCGGCGTTCACGTGGTGTCGGAGCGTTCAGCGAGCACGGTCATGGATTCGTGCAGCTTCGGCGTCTGCCAGGGCGACCCCGGCTACTACCGTGAGACAGTCTTCGACAATCTCCGGATCTCCAACGACGGCGAGTTCGTGCACGCCGCACCGTGGTCCGTCGGCCAGCAGGGCTCGGCGAACGTGTCGCACGGGTGCGTCAACCTCAGTCCGGCCGACGCCAAGTGGATGTACGACACGTTCCGTCTCGGCGACGTCGTCGAGATCTCCAACTCGGGCGGCGACGAACTCCCGGTGTGGGACACGTACGGCGACTGGGCCGTCCCGTGGAAGGTGTGGAAGGCAGGCAACGCCTCCGCCTGAGGATCAGCCGCCGAGTGACGCGCGGTCCTCGTCGCCGAAGGTGTCTTCGAGGGTGGCGGGGGAGTAGTCGAGGTCGATCTCCTCGACGGGGCGGCCGCGGGCCGACTCGATCGCTCCAAGCCGGCGCTGAGCTCGATCGGCGGCATAGGTGAGGAACTCGTTGTTGTCGATTCCGAACGGTGGTGTCTCGAACTGCTCGTTGACCCACGTGATCATTCCGAGGGCCATCGGTAGTAGCTCGCCCATCCGCTCGGTCACCGCATCCCACAGGGTGTCGTCAGCGGCGACGTGACGGCGGCAGGTGAACGTGCCCCACGCCATGTGGCGGCGCTCGTCGTCGGAGATGTGCGAGATGAGTGACTGCATGCCGGGAAGGATGCCGCGCTCCACGCAGATCTTCTGCCAGGCGTAGTACCCGGTCAAGGCCAACGATCCCTCGACGACGTGGTTGTACGTGACACTCGCGCGGATCTGGTTGAGCGGCGACGGATCGGACTCCAGGATCCGCAACGATGCGGGCAGCTCGTCGTAGAACAGCTGGCGGTAGTAGGGATTCTCGGCGACGTACGGGTGCAGGTCTTCGGTCAGGCCGACGGCGTCCATCCACAACCGGAAACCCTGTGCGTGCTTGGCCTCTTCGAGACAGAACTGTGCGAGATACATCTCGTCGCCGAAGCGTCCCTCGGCCGACATCGCCGACATGAACGGCTGGATGTCCTGGGTCACGGCTTCCTCACCCGCCACGAACTGCGAGACGAGGAACGTCGCGCTGCGGCGTTGGGTGTCGTCGAGAGCGGCCCAATCGGCCGCATCCCGACTGAAGTCGAGCGCGCCGGGGTCCCACGCCTTTCCGTTGCCCTTCGTGAACAGCCGGAGGGGGAACGCGTCCCAGTGCAGTCCTCCGGCTCGCAGCGTCGAGAACCCTTGTCGGGCTTCGGAATCTGAATGGATGACGGTCATGAACGCGACCCTAGACCCGCCGCGAGCGCGACGGGGCCGAATCTCAGCACTCGATGATGTTGACGGCGAGGCCCCCGCGAGAGGTCTCCTTGTACTTGTCGCTCATGTCCGCGCCGGTCTCGCGCATCGTCGCGATGACTCTGTCCAGACTGACCACATGACGGCCGTCGTGGTTGAGCGCGATCCGGGCCGCCGTGATCGCTTTGACCGCGGCCATCGCATTGCGTTCGATGCACGGAATCTGCACGAGTCCGCCGATCGGATCGCAGGTGAGGCCCAGGTTGTGCTCCATCCCGATCTCGGCCGCGTTCTCGACCTGGGCCGGGGTGCCCCCGAGCAACTCGCACAGCGCGCCCGCCGCCATCGAGCACGCAGAACCGACCTCTCCCTGGCAGCCGACCTCGGCGCCGCTGATGGATGCGTTCTCCTTGAAGAGCACGGCGATGGCGCCTGCCGTCAGCAGGAACCGTTCGCAGTCGCCGGTCTGAGCTCCGGGGACGAAGCGCATGTAGTACGCGAGCACGGCGGGGACGATGCCTGCCGCTCCGTTCGTCGGCGCGGTGACGATGCGGCCGCCGGCGGCGTTCTCTTCGTTGACGGCGAGCGCAAACGCGGTCACCCAGTCGACGTGCCGGAGCGGATCATCTGACGGTGACCGGGTCAGTCTGGTGTTGAGGGCGCCGGCCCGCCGGGGGACTCGTAGAGGTCCCGGGAGGGTGCCCTCGGCGTGCAGTCCGGCGTTGACGCAGTCGTCCATCGTCGACCAGATGCGCCGGAGACCCGCCGACACCTCCTCCGGGGAGCGGACCGCTTCCTCGTCGGCGCGCATCACTCCGCTGATATCGAGTCCCGTTTCGGTGCAGCGCGTGAGGAGTTCGGCAGCCGTCCGAAAGGGGTGCGG
This genomic window from Gordonia sp. PDNC005 contains:
- a CDS encoding TetR family transcriptional regulator, which translates into the protein MSAPTSDRPTYAAASKMLLRTSLLDGLRELLTIKDWSQVTMSDVAKHAGVSRQTVYNEFSSRNGLAQAYALRLVEEFTSEIGAAVEAMPNDVEGALAAGFAGFFASAGQDPMIQSLLSGEAKPDLLKLITTDSAPLIESASRRLDTTLRESWIALPEHMSGPIARMITRLAISYVAMPPEADFDVAGDLSAVMSPAIVAARDTA
- a CDS encoding fatty acid desaturase, which gives rise to MANPTIDDSPVDDVQWRDKKRHLWLLGLIPPTAVFIATGLIALMNWGGDKLDWAWLGTVSPVWWWIGPILLYVLLPILDVFFGPDGQNPPDELMEQLENDKYYRYCTYAYIPFQFASLIFAAYLWTAGPNGRFGDLSWLGVEGGSLGIVSKIGLALSIGVMGGIGINTAHELGHKKVSLERWLSKVTLAQTFYGHFFIEHNRGHHVRVATPEDPASSRFGETFWTFLPRSVYGSLKSAWELEANRLKKIDKPVFHRSNDVLNAWVMSIVLWGVLAAVFGWQILPFMVLQAVYGFSLLETVNYLEHYGLVRQKNARGRYERCTPSHSWNSDHICTNIFLYHLQRHSDHHANPTRRYQTLRSFEEAPNLPSGYASMIGIAYFPPIWRKIMDKRVIEHYDGDLTRANLQPGKEAKLLAKYGQAARAQAPAAAQDTAVAVLDRPAATAYRCPNCEYVYREAEGAPREGYAPGTPWAGVPDDWNCPDCGVRDKVDFLPIGA
- a CDS encoding Ig-like domain-containing protein, with product MRRPARVLAVAGLASVAVFAAACSSGGSSPDPAPAAKITLADATTKPINPTTPISVRASRGDLTTVTVTNRKGKPVKGTSSEGGEEWHTTEDLGYGTTYTVKADAVNPDGKHTRQTFTVETIDPDDTAYANVVPAPEVVSDDGIGVGQPMVFQFTKPIKNRAEVEKHLVVTTTPSQPGAWYWTDDQSVHYRAKDYWKPGTKIHIEANVYGVDLGDGVYGAEDNAVDYKVHDSWVAKADGSTEQLTVFHNGELVRTMPMSLGDPTTPSHRGVHVVSERSASTVMDSCSFGVCQGDPGYYRETVFDNLRISNDGEFVHAAPWSVGQQGSANVSHGCVNLSPADAKWMYDTFRLGDVVEISNSGGDELPVWDTYGDWAVPWKVWKAGNASA
- a CDS encoding L-serine ammonia-lyase, producing MISVFDLFSIGVGPSSSHTVGPMRAAADFAASVGDDPRVSRVHVGLYGSLGATGRGHSSDRAVVLGLEGERPETVDPGVVVPRSDAAFSSGTLLLGGSHRVAFDVELIGGRSLPRHPNGMRFTAFDASGAVVDETTLYSIGGGFVVGDEPVRAVEADVPHPFRTAAELLTRCTETGLDISGVMRADEEAVRSPEEVSAGLRRIWSTMDDCVNAGLHAEGTLPGPLRVPRRAGALNTRLTRSPSDDPLRHVDWVTAFALAVNEENAAGGRIVTAPTNGAAGIVPAVLAYYMRFVPGAQTGDCERFLLTAGAIAVLFKENASISGAEVGCQGEVGSACSMAAGALCELLGGTPAQVENAAEIGMEHNLGLTCDPIGGLVQIPCIERNAMAAVKAITAARIALNHDGRHVVSLDRVIATMRETGADMSDKYKETSRGGLAVNIIEC
- a CDS encoding FAD-dependent oxidoreductase, with protein sequence MTTSSDRSASNAGVVVVGGGTAGATAAVALRAGGYDGPVTLIGAEPEAPYRRTALTKDLLAADLSVEKIALQKPQSWAERNIDLRTGVTVTAINPSEHTVISSNGDEIGYRALVLATGGAAARPPWLGADVLTIRALDEALAARQAIEEAARVTIVGGGLIGLELAASAAARGFDVDVIEAADRILGRAVPAVVSEWFAELHRRNGVRLHLDSAVVSASADGVVLADGAAIDGPVVAAVGMSPDIGLAEAAGLECSRAGVVVDSGFATSAPDIYAAGDAAAPPDLLTGDPSVGGHWFGATDQGKAVAGSVLAALGGAVPPAFRDVPRAWTIQYGINVQTVGWPADGDVEIEGSLADDDATVRVTRGGRLIGAVTVGRAAAARACRSEIDASLGSTV
- a CDS encoding rubredoxin, which produces MNFKLFRCMQCGFEYDEAEGWPEDGIEPGTRWDDIPDDWSCPDCGAAKADFEMVEVARP
- a CDS encoding alpha/beta fold hydrolase → MDVTYESTKRELTTDQGVIRYHEAGTDNSEVLLLLHGSGPGVTGWRNYRGNLEFFAQTHHCYIVEFPGFGVSDAVEGHPVLTAGASVIRFMDALGIDKAAVIGNSMGGVVGINLAIKHPDRIAKLVTIGGVGPNVFSPSPSEGLRLLQEFTDTPDRDKLVRWLNSMVFDRSLVTEELIEERWEAAINPDAAKTAAMMYGSKSFEMMQQYMANSTTPPYWASMHLVKCPTLLAWGRDDRVSPPDMSMVPMRLIPDAELHVFPKCGHWVMIEAKDAFESSVAAFLAR
- a CDS encoding R2-like ligand-binding oxidase, with the translated sequence MTVIHSDSEARQGFSTLRAGGLHWDAFPLRLFTKGNGKAWDPGALDFSRDAADWAALDDTQRRSATFLVSQFVAGEEAVTQDIQPFMSAMSAEGRFGDEMYLAQFCLEEAKHAQGFRLWMDAVGLTEDLHPYVAENPYYRQLFYDELPASLRILESDPSPLNQIRASVTYNHVVEGSLALTGYYAWQKICVERGILPGMQSLISHISDDERRHMAWGTFTCRRHVAADDTLWDAVTERMGELLPMALGMITWVNEQFETPPFGIDNNEFLTYAADRAQRRLGAIESARGRPVEEIDLDYSPATLEDTFGDEDRASLGG